In the Lebetimonas natsushimae genome, one interval contains:
- a CDS encoding glycosyltransferase family 2 protein gives MKDFTVFLITILLIVLLGIIMYFFYRDFYLINNIFAKIGYGIILFFTSLVLLRYMIMLFFSMLKTIFKTADEGEFENIINHKVSVIIPAYNEEAVIASSIESLLKQTYPYMEIIVVDDGSTDNTYKIASKFIHNKYNKPVIPIKKPNGGKASAINMGIKNSTGEIIMVVDADSKLEKNAVELMQKYFTDPDIAAVAGSVFVANKVNLITKLQALEYIEGLNMIRNGQALVKLVNIIPGPIGMFRKEALYEVGLYDDDTFAEDCDVTLKLIAKGYKIDFESDAVAYTEAPENLLDLIKQRYRWTRGILQSIKKHKHLLWHFKINPAASITLWYMLFEGIFWPFIDVWTNIFIIYLALTSGVSILIFYWWLMFTIVDMAGAFYCLLVTGEDLSLMFYAVFYRLFFITIINIAKILATIEEWFGIEMSWGKLERKGRI, from the coding sequence GTGAAAGATTTTACTGTTTTTTTAATAACTATTTTATTAATTGTACTGCTTGGAATAATAATGTATTTTTTTTACAGGGATTTTTATTTAATAAACAATATTTTTGCAAAAATAGGTTATGGAATAATTTTGTTTTTTACTTCTTTGGTATTGCTCAGATATATGATAATGCTATTTTTTTCAATGTTAAAAACAATATTTAAAACAGCTGATGAAGGAGAATTTGAAAATATTATCAATCATAAAGTTTCTGTAATTATACCTGCATATAATGAAGAAGCGGTAATTGCTTCATCTATCGAATCACTCCTAAAACAAACCTACCCATATATGGAAATAATTGTTGTAGATGATGGTAGCACAGATAATACATATAAAATTGCTTCAAAATTTATACACAATAAATACAATAAACCGGTAATACCTATAAAAAAACCTAACGGAGGCAAAGCCAGTGCTATTAATATGGGAATAAAAAATTCCACTGGCGAAATAATAATGGTAGTTGATGCGGATTCAAAGCTTGAAAAAAATGCAGTCGAACTTATGCAAAAATATTTTACAGATCCAGATATAGCTGCTGTTGCGGGCAGTGTATTTGTGGCAAATAAAGTAAATCTAATAACTAAATTACAGGCCCTTGAATATATTGAGGGACTTAATATGATAAGAAACGGTCAGGCATTAGTTAAACTTGTAAATATAATCCCCGGCCCCATCGGAATGTTTAGAAAAGAAGCTTTGTATGAAGTTGGACTTTATGATGACGATACATTTGCAGAAGATTGTGATGTTACATTAAAACTTATCGCTAAAGGATATAAAATTGATTTTGAAAGCGATGCAGTAGCTTATACTGAAGCACCTGAAAATTTACTTGATTTAATAAAACAGAGATATAGATGGACAAGAGGGATTTTACAATCCATAAAAAAACACAAACACTTATTATGGCATTTTAAAATTAATCCCGCAGCTTCAATAACGTTATGGTATATGCTTTTTGAAGGTATTTTCTGGCCATTTATCGATGTATGGACAAATATATTTATAATTTATTTAGCTCTAACATCAGGAGTCAGTATTTTAATTTTTTACTGGTGGTTAATGTTTACAATCGTAGATATGGCGGGAGCGTTTTATTGTCTGCTTGTAACGGGAGAAGATTTAAGTTTAATGTTTTATGCGGTATTTTACAGATTATTTTTTATTACAATAATAAATATTGCTAAAATTTTAGCTACAATAGAAGAATGGTTTGGAATTGAAATGAGTTGGGGAAAATTGGAGAGGAAAGGGAGAATATGA
- a CDS encoding tetratricopeptide repeat protein — translation MKRIILLIGTFLFAIDINISSLEKEVTSNPDDINNRLVLIKYYIDKNETKALKYINDVLKKDKNNKYAKQFLYIIKFKTTNANQKIKDLYDKQKYKELLNFFEAYKSYKKIDTLKDESLLKIARVYMWEGKYNDSLYLLNFVKDKKNVDVYEIKAYDYYYMGKLKEAEKYFKILYYSTGKLEYAKKLLDIYLINKDIENAKKLLFYLKRNGNNPIVKEYEEKLNKLKEEYIKKLYENYKKEPTFKNLQPLFYALYNEDKEKAYKLMEEYIKNNPTDDNAKIFFAKVLTWNGDTKQALKYLRNLNSVKAKLLIGKIFAWDGNYDKAIVYLSDVYDNGNIQEKYEALKMLGFIAMWQDKKEKAKKIFEKLLKQNPDDEEVKEALMILSGNVKPLIKKYEKIYLKNPSEEVILKLADLYYQDKNYKKAAQFYEKYLKLHPEKIETYKTLGDIYLALKNYYKAFGYLEYYANMKNTKEAYLDLAKRYYWYGFNREALSVVDDILKKYPNYEDAVILKAKILKINPRFVNSSSAATIDEYFNNKSKELLVFGDRAYFNGFYATAGDYYKNYLILNPNDYNVREKYAYTLEYNKEYKKAAGEFFLLMWYKNDNLTKYHYAYNLQQSGQIDKAKKIYKEILSSLPKPLPNFLKNFLEQWKKAWESMNFEKYSSFYDKKIKNNIYWKLRKQNIFKNAWFISVGIYDPVLIKKEKNIYIVKFFQTYASKNKKDKGYKTLWIKCNNKTNCKIIKEQWKAGKYIPYNKNDSLEKYIYENLKNLKKKPFNPQKVINENINNFNNTQNIQTIEENISKYLNESNLSSPIKLTSKKKLVEENQTLNYQYIKLKSINKAKINKILSSDLLNYSYYKNHLIYNLDYFKDNQQTKMLTHYLQYKRSFKNFDIFLFHRWYKIYEKNAQKSGNDTGMGFTKNRLTMDVFKDNSGTNSIGWDLSYRFPYFLFNLNKRNLVYSRKTICASKHKRLKAEITNYNYSNHKELWYSIAYEKIDDGNSVFTPQIDTDILYLKPINIYFSGWYQFNSKQSECYYSPNKIDNNIIGIKYNNNISKYLHLVAKAGIGYSFWDRIKLYEIGGWIDTINFDSFYSRLGCKYSNSSKNFSSNNYNFYECIFTIGKDW, via the coding sequence ATGAAAAGAATTATTTTATTAATAGGAACTTTTTTATTTGCCATTGATATAAACATTTCATCTTTGGAAAAAGAAGTTACTTCCAATCCTGATGATATTAATAACAGGTTGGTATTAATAAAATATTATATAGACAAAAATGAAACAAAAGCTTTAAAGTACATAAATGATGTATTAAAAAAAGACAAAAACAACAAATATGCAAAACAATTTCTTTATATCATAAAATTTAAAACCACCAATGCAAATCAAAAAATTAAAGACCTTTATGATAAACAAAAATATAAAGAACTTCTAAATTTTTTTGAAGCTTATAAAAGCTATAAAAAAATTGATACTTTAAAAGATGAAAGTTTGTTAAAAATTGCTAGAGTATATATGTGGGAAGGTAAATATAATGATTCATTATACTTATTAAATTTTGTAAAAGATAAAAAAAATGTAGATGTTTATGAAATAAAAGCATATGACTACTATTATATGGGGAAATTAAAAGAAGCCGAAAAATATTTTAAAATTTTATATTATTCTACCGGTAAATTAGAATATGCAAAAAAACTTTTAGATATATATTTAATCAATAAAGATATAGAAAATGCAAAAAAATTACTCTTTTATCTGAAAAGAAACGGAAATAATCCAATAGTTAAAGAATATGAAGAAAAACTTAATAAACTAAAAGAAGAATACATTAAAAAATTATATGAAAATTACAAAAAAGAACCTACCTTTAAAAATTTACAACCTCTTTTTTATGCATTATACAATGAAGACAAAGAAAAAGCCTACAAATTAATGGAAGAATACATAAAAAACAATCCTACAGATGACAATGCAAAAATCTTTTTTGCAAAAGTTCTTACCTGGAACGGTGATACAAAACAGGCTCTAAAATATTTAAGAAATTTAAATTCAGTTAAAGCAAAACTGCTTATTGGTAAAATATTTGCATGGGATGGAAATTATGATAAAGCAATAGTTTATTTAAGCGATGTATATGACAATGGTAATATTCAAGAAAAATATGAAGCTTTAAAAATGCTTGGATTTATAGCCATGTGGCAAGACAAAAAAGAAAAAGCTAAAAAAATTTTTGAAAAACTTTTAAAACAAAACCCTGATGATGAAGAAGTAAAAGAAGCTTTAATGATTTTAAGCGGAAATGTCAAACCCCTAATAAAAAAATATGAAAAAATTTATTTAAAAAATCCTAGTGAAGAAGTTATTTTAAAATTGGCCGATTTATATTATCAAGACAAAAATTATAAAAAAGCTGCACAATTTTATGAAAAATATTTGAAACTTCATCCTGAAAAAATAGAAACATATAAAACATTGGGAGATATTTACCTAGCACTTAAAAACTATTATAAAGCTTTCGGATATTTAGAATATTATGCAAATATGAAAAATACAAAAGAAGCATATTTGGATTTGGCTAAAAGATATTACTGGTATGGATTCAACAGGGAAGCTCTTTCAGTTGTTGATGATATATTAAAAAAATATCCTAATTATGAAGATGCTGTTATTTTAAAAGCAAAAATTTTAAAAATAAACCCTAGATTTGTAAATTCATCTTCCGCTGCAACAATTGATGAATACTTTAACAACAAGTCAAAAGAACTTCTTGTATTTGGAGACAGGGCATATTTTAACGGTTTTTATGCAACTGCGGGCGATTATTACAAAAATTATTTGATATTAAACCCAAATGATTATAATGTCAGGGAAAAATATGCTTATACATTGGAATATAATAAAGAGTATAAAAAAGCAGCAGGTGAATTTTTTCTTTTAATGTGGTATAAAAATGATAATTTAACAAAATATCACTATGCTTATAACTTACAACAATCCGGACAAATTGATAAAGCAAAAAAAATATACAAAGAAATTTTATCTTCTTTACCAAAACCTTTGCCAAACTTCTTAAAAAACTTTTTAGAACAATGGAAAAAAGCCTGGGAGAGTATGAATTTTGAAAAATACTCCTCTTTTTATGACAAAAAAATAAAAAACAATATTTATTGGAAATTAAGAAAACAAAATATATTTAAAAATGCATGGTTTATAAGCGTTGGTATTTATGATCCTGTTTTAATTAAAAAAGAAAAAAATATTTATATTGTAAAATTTTTTCAGACATATGCATCAAAAAACAAAAAAGACAAAGGTTACAAAACTTTATGGATCAAATGTAACAATAAAACAAATTGCAAAATTATAAAAGAACAATGGAAAGCCGGAAAATATATCCCTTATAATAAAAATGACTCATTAGAAAAATATATATATGAAAATTTAAAAAATTTAAAAAAAAAACCTTTTAATCCCCAAAAAGTAATTAATGAAAATATTAACAACTTTAACAATACACAAAATATTCAAACAATCGAAGAAAATATATCAAAATATTTAAACGAATCCAATTTGAGTTCTCCGATTAAATTAACTTCAAAAAAAAAGCTGGTAGAAGAAAATCAAACTTTAAATTATCAATATATAAAATTAAAAAGCATCAATAAAGCGAAAATAAACAAAATTCTTTCTTCAGATTTGTTAAATTACAGTTATTATAAAAATCATCTGATTTATAATTTAGATTATTTTAAAGACAATCAACAAACAAAAATGCTGACTCATTATTTACAATATAAAAGAAGTTTTAAAAATTTTGACATTTTTTTATTTCACAGGTGGTATAAAATTTATGAAAAAAACGCTCAAAAAAGTGGAAATGATACAGGAATGGGATTTACAAAAAACAGATTGACAATGGATGTTTTTAAAGATAACAGCGGAACAAACTCCATCGGATGGGATTTAAGTTATAGATTTCCTTATTTTTTATTTAATTTAAATAAACGTAATCTCGTATATTCAAGAAAAACGATATGTGCCTCAAAACATAAAAGATTAAAAGCAGAAATTACCAATTACAATTACTCTAACCATAAAGAATTATGGTATTCAATAGCTTATGAAAAAATTGACGATGGAAACAGTGTGTTTACTCCCCAAATAGACACTGACATATTATATTTAAAACCGATTAACATATATTTTTCAGGATGGTATCAGTTTAACTCAAAACAGTCTGAGTGTTATTATTCCCCTAATAAAATTGATAACAACATAATAGGTATAAAATACAATAATAATATCTCAAAATATTTACATTTAGTTGCAAAAGCCGGAATAGGTTATAGTTTTTGGGACAGAATAAAACTATATGAAATAGGCGGATGGATTGATACAATAAATTTTGATTCTTTTTACAGTAGATTGGGTTGTAAATACAGTAACTCTTCTAAAAATTTCTCTTCTAATAATTATAATTTTTATGAATGTATATTTACCATAGGGAAAGACTGGTGA
- a CDS encoding sensor histidine kinase encodes MFKVKKDSLAKVFFHDLKNKLFSIKFNLFLLLNKKLSPEKEKDILQKISITTEESIDLVLDYLELDQYKKERFLNYKNINLGDLIEKVINELQTETEKKNITIYFTKKDACIKADEKWLKKAIYNILHNAIKYNKQNGKIIILIDENEKNFLITIKDTGIGISKEEQKEIFKRYFTTDKTGSGIGLNFVKAVIKTLGGKIYFESEKNKGTSFYILLPKIAKKIKIQQLTLAMSSFILISSLIINYFFCFFPQNIKYKTNGNIKIAMLENGVFIKSYINDKYKIKAYKNLFSNKFKTKIIISRADTYIKTNGNKIKVISPYISLKNLGTEFETNVKKETSVSVFNGKIKAKNFIIPKNKGLVVSNKLKIVPLPKKVEKIFIKSGKIVKIAWQSIYKNFRIYLLKNNNISTIKEIDTDKKIITLDNLPDGRWYGKIQAIKDNLYSPFKKFTFISLINYYKALEAYKQNDILTAKRYLQKSIKTINNISYKPYYLYGTILLKENNNNGILYAKKACEIAKNNETLYLLAEFYFKSKNYKKIINILPKNTDNYKINLLLAKTYIKLNDIQKAKNYLYKILENKNDKIAEKLLLKLKPELLIQGK; translated from the coding sequence TTGTTTAAGGTAAAAAAAGATTCATTAGCTAAAGTATTTTTTCATGATTTAAAAAACAAATTATTCAGTATAAAATTTAATCTTTTTTTACTTTTAAACAAAAAACTCTCTCCCGAAAAAGAAAAAGACATCCTTCAAAAAATTTCCATTACAACAGAAGAATCAATTGATTTGGTATTAGATTATCTTGAATTAGATCAATACAAAAAAGAAAGATTTTTAAATTATAAAAATATAAACTTAGGTGATTTAATAGAAAAAGTTATAAACGAGCTGCAAACAGAAACTGAAAAAAAGAATATAACCATTTATTTTACAAAAAAAGACGCTTGTATAAAAGCAGATGAAAAATGGTTAAAAAAAGCAATATACAATATTCTTCATAATGCAATAAAATATAATAAACAAAACGGAAAAATTATTATTCTCATAGACGAGAATGAAAAAAATTTTTTAATTACCATAAAAGATACCGGCATAGGTATATCAAAAGAAGAACAAAAAGAAATATTTAAAAGATATTTTACAACAGATAAAACAGGAAGCGGAATTGGACTTAATTTTGTAAAAGCCGTAATTAAAACATTAGGTGGAAAAATATATTTTGAAAGTGAAAAAAACAAAGGCACTTCTTTTTATATTCTACTGCCCAAAATTGCTAAAAAAATAAAAATACAACAATTGACATTAGCCATGAGTTCATTTATACTCATATCTTCTCTTATCATAAATTATTTTTTTTGCTTTTTCCCTCAAAATATTAAATATAAAACTAATGGCAATATAAAAATTGCAATGCTTGAAAACGGAGTTTTTATAAAAAGTTATATAAATGATAAATATAAAATTAAAGCATATAAAAATCTTTTTTCTAATAAATTTAAAACAAAAATTATCATATCAAGAGCTGATACATATATCAAAACAAACGGAAATAAAATAAAAGTTATCTCTCCTTATATAAGTTTAAAAAATTTAGGAACAGAATTTGAAACAAATGTAAAAAAAGAAACTAGCGTAAGTGTATTTAACGGAAAAATAAAGGCGAAAAATTTTATAATTCCTAAAAACAAAGGTTTAGTTGTTTCAAATAAATTAAAAATAGTACCTCTTCCAAAAAAAGTTGAAAAAATTTTTATAAAATCTGGCAAAATTGTCAAAATAGCCTGGCAGTCTATATATAAAAACTTTAGAATTTACTTGCTAAAAAATAATAATATTTCAACTATTAAAGAAATTGATACCGATAAAAAAATAATTACATTAGATAATTTACCTGATGGCAGATGGTATGGTAAAATTCAAGCCATTAAAGACAATTTATATTCTCCTTTTAAAAAATTTACCTTTATTTCTTTAATAAATTATTACAAGGCTTTAGAAGCATATAAACAAAATGATATTCTCACTGCTAAAAGATATTTGCAAAAATCCATTAAAACTATAAACAATATCTCTTATAAACCATATTATTTATACGGAACGATTTTATTGAAAGAAAATAACAACAATGGAATTTTATATGCAAAAAAAGCGTGTGAAATTGCAAAAAACAATGAAACTTTATATTTATTAGCAGAATTTTATTTCAAATCAAAAAATTATAAAAAAATAATAAATATTTTGCCTAAAAATACAGATAATTATAAAATTAACCTCTTACTTGCTAAAACATATATAAAATTAAACGATATTCAAAAGGCTAAAAACTATCTCTACAAAATATTGGAAAATAAAAATGATAAAATAGCAGAAAAATTACTTCTCAAATTAAAACCGGAATTATTAATACAAGGAAAATAA
- a CDS encoding response regulator transcription factor → MKIAVIEDETFLNDAISTLLEMEGYKIYSFYNLKDFLKDDNTYNVIIADIALGDGNFLEEMKKRNLIDKGKIIIISSHSDIKNIKTAYNLGADDFIKKPFEPEEILIRIKKLYNLNRIKIDSGIFYDKNTKELIINNENIELTHKESMLLEVLLKNKHRFLSTAEIALHIWNEYVPDNTIAALVKRLRKKLGKKDLIISKREIGYKLNIT, encoded by the coding sequence ATGAAAATAGCAGTAATTGAGGATGAAACTTTTTTAAATGATGCCATTTCAACACTGCTTGAGATGGAAGGATATAAAATATATTCTTTTTATAATTTAAAAGATTTTTTAAAAGACGATAATACGTATAATGTAATAATAGCTGACATAGCACTAGGTGACGGAAATTTTTTAGAAGAAATGAAAAAAAGAAATTTAATTGACAAAGGTAAAATTATTATAATATCCTCTCACAGTGATATAAAAAACATAAAAACGGCTTATAATTTAGGTGCTGATGACTTTATTAAAAAACCTTTCGAACCTGAAGAAATTTTAATAAGAATCAAAAAATTATATAATTTAAATCGTATTAAAATTGATTCTGGTATTTTTTATGACAAAAACACCAAAGAGCTTATAATTAACAATGAGAATATTGAATTAACACATAAAGAATCTATGCTTTTAGAAGTATTATTAAAAAATAAACACAGATTTTTATCTACTGCAGAAATCGCACTTCATATATGGAATGAATATGTACCGGATAATACGATAGCGGCTTTGGTTAAAAGACTAAGAAAAAAATTGGGGAAAAAAGATTTAATAATATCAAAAAGAGAAATAGGCTATAAATTAAATATAACTTAA
- the uvrA gene encoding excinuclease ABC subunit UvrA, whose amino-acid sequence MDKIKIIGARENNLKNINLEIPKNKLIVFTGLSGSGKSTLAFDTLYAEGQRRYIESLSSYARQFLNQAQKPDVDKIEGLTPAIAIDQKTTSKNPRSTVGTVTEIYDYLRLLYARIGIQHCHICGDKITQMTPQDIINEILKLPQGAKIIIYAPIVKEKKGEFNDLLEKLRKEGIIRAYIDGVLVRLDEEIELKKTKKHTIKAVIDRVIVKEENKTRIAEAVEKALNKSYGEVEVEILNAKELNLERDFIHYSEHKACFRCKVSFEELEPTSFSFNSPKGACPKCDGLGVVYSLDIEKVIKDKPLNKGGIPLIWGFNKKYYQEFFKALCAEVGIDMNKSFYELDELQKKIILNGTAYDITFMYGKHKISKPWPGLKQIALDLYKDDISDIMSESTCPVCLGYRLKPESLAVKVAQKTIAEIISMPIEDAYKFFNNEKNFEYLSNQDKMIAAPIIKEIKERLFFLVDVGLGYLTLHRDARTISGGESQRIRIASQIGSGLTGVMYVLDEPSIGLHERDTMKLINTLKNLRDRGNTVIVVEHDRETILNADYIVDIGPKAGKEGGRVVFSGNVEELLKSDTETAKYLRYEKDINYQKNRPQNEWIEAKNVNIHNIKNLNVKIPLRNLVCVTGVSGSGKSSLILQTLLPVAREILNHAKKINKVKGVEINGLEKLDKVIYLDQSPIGRTPRSNPATYTGVFDDIRSLFASTPEAQLRGYTPGRFSFNVKGGRCEVCKGEGQIKIEMHFLPDVMVTCEACGGKRYNEQTLEIKYRGKSIADVLEMSVDEAYEFFEKIPKIKQKLQTLKDVGLGYITLGQNATTLSGGEAQRIKLAKELSRRDTGNTLYILDEPTTGLHFADIDNLMKVLSHLVDLGNSVIVIEHNLDFIKNADYIIDMGPEGGSKGGRVIAAGAIADIIKKYKDISYTAKYLANELERIKGVNENSSN is encoded by the coding sequence ATGGATAAAATTAAAATAATTGGTGCAAGGGAAAACAATTTAAAAAATATAAATTTGGAAATACCAAAAAACAAGCTTATAGTCTTCACGGGTCTTTCAGGAAGCGGAAAATCCACCCTCGCATTTGATACATTATACGCAGAAGGACAAAGAAGATACATTGAAAGTTTGAGTTCATACGCAAGACAGTTTCTAAACCAGGCTCAAAAACCTGATGTCGATAAAATTGAAGGTTTGACACCCGCAATTGCAATAGACCAGAAAACAACTTCAAAAAACCCGCGCTCCACTGTCGGAACTGTAACCGAGATATATGACTATTTAAGACTTTTATATGCAAGAATAGGCATACAGCACTGTCATATTTGTGGAGATAAAATAACTCAAATGACTCCTCAGGATATCATAAATGAAATTTTAAAATTGCCTCAGGGGGCAAAAATTATAATTTATGCCCCTATTGTAAAAGAAAAAAAGGGAGAATTTAACGATTTATTAGAAAAACTAAGAAAAGAGGGGATAATCAGGGCATATATTGACGGAGTGCTGGTAAGACTTGATGAAGAGATTGAACTTAAAAAAACAAAAAAACACACAATAAAAGCGGTCATTGACAGGGTGATCGTAAAAGAGGAAAACAAAACAAGAATAGCGGAAGCTGTGGAAAAAGCCCTTAATAAAAGCTACGGTGAAGTTGAAGTGGAAATATTAAACGCAAAAGAATTAAACCTTGAGAGAGATTTTATACATTACAGCGAACATAAAGCATGTTTCAGATGTAAGGTGAGTTTTGAAGAACTAGAACCCACCTCTTTTTCATTCAACTCCCCCAAAGGCGCATGTCCTAAATGTGACGGACTTGGGGTTGTATATTCACTTGACATTGAAAAAGTTATAAAAGACAAACCCCTAAATAAAGGAGGAATCCCTCTTATTTGGGGATTTAATAAAAAATATTATCAGGAATTTTTTAAAGCCTTATGTGCGGAAGTCGGCATTGATATGAATAAAAGTTTTTACGAACTTGACGAACTTCAAAAGAAAATTATTTTAAACGGTACCGCTTATGATATAACTTTTATGTATGGAAAACATAAAATTTCAAAACCATGGCCGGGGCTTAAACAGATAGCCCTTGATTTGTATAAAGACGATATAAGCGACATTATGAGCGAAAGCACATGTCCTGTGTGTCTTGGATACAGACTAAAACCAGAAAGCCTGGCAGTTAAAGTTGCCCAAAAAACTATTGCCGAAATTATTTCAATGCCTATAGAAGATGCTTATAAATTTTTCAATAATGAAAAAAATTTTGAGTATTTAAGCAATCAGGATAAAATGATTGCAGCCCCTATTATTAAAGAAATAAAAGAAAGACTGTTTTTCCTTGTGGATGTGGGGCTTGGATACCTTACACTTCACAGGGACGCAAGGACAATAAGCGGGGGTGAGAGCCAAAGAATCAGAATAGCAAGCCAGATTGGAAGCGGACTCACAGGCGTTATGTATGTACTCGATGAGCCAAGTATCGGACTGCACGAGAGAGATACAATGAAACTCATAAATACCCTCAAAAATCTAAGAGACAGAGGAAACACCGTAATTGTAGTAGAACACGACAGGGAAACAATCCTAAATGCAGATTATATTGTGGATATAGGACCAAAAGCCGGAAAAGAAGGAGGAAGAGTCGTATTTAGCGGAAATGTAGAAGAGCTTCTTAAAAGTGATACTGAAACCGCTAAATATCTTCGTTATGAAAAAGATATAAATTATCAAAAAAACCGCCCTCAAAATGAATGGATAGAAGCTAAGAATGTAAATATCCATAATATTAAAAACCTGAATGTCAAAATCCCTCTGAGAAACCTTGTATGTGTAACGGGTGTAAGCGGTAGTGGAAAAAGCTCACTTATTCTTCAAACACTGCTTCCGGTAGCAAGGGAAATACTAAATCACGCAAAAAAAATAAACAAAGTAAAAGGCGTAGAAATTAACGGCCTTGAAAAACTTGATAAAGTAATCTATCTTGACCAAAGCCCGATTGGAAGAACACCAAGAAGCAATCCTGCAACCTATACAGGCGTATTTGATGATATAAGAAGTCTTTTTGCATCAACCCCGGAAGCCCAGCTTAGAGGATATACTCCGGGAAGATTCAGTTTTAACGTAAAGGGAGGAAGATGTGAGGTGTGTAAAGGTGAGGGTCAGATAAAAATAGAAATGCACTTCCTGCCTGATGTAATGGTAACATGTGAGGCATGTGGCGGGAAAAGATACAACGAACAGACCCTTGAAATTAAATACAGGGGCAAATCAATTGCAGACGTTCTTGAAATGAGCGTGGATGAAGCGTATGAATTTTTTGAAAAAATTCCAAAAATAAAACAGAAACTGCAAACCTTAAAAGATGTGGGACTTGGATATATAACACTTGGACAAAACGCCACAACCCTAAGCGGCGGAGAAGCCCAAAGAATAAAACTTGCAAAAGAACTCTCTAGACGCGATACAGGAAACACTCTTTATATTTTAGACGAACCTACAACCGGACTTCATTTTGCAGATATAGACAATTTAATGAAAGTATTATCCCATCTTGTGGATTTGGGAAACAGTGTAATTGTAATTGAACATAATTTAGATTTTATAAAAAATGCCGATTATATTATCGATATGGGGCCTGAAGGCGGAAGTAAGGGGGGAAGAGTAATTGCAGCAGGGGCGATTGCAGATATAATCAAAAAATATAAAGATATAAGTTATACTGCCAAATACCTGGCAAATGAATTGGAAAGGATAAAAGGGGTTAATGAAAATAGCAGTAATTGA
- a CDS encoding excinuclease ABC subunit A, translating to MDLKLITEIIVFLLIAFRIYILESFKIKSAADKLFALYYLRNHHPILAYIIIFYIVEIIIIQIGLLHIVDIALIILATIEMFIIYRHIFITLKTDDKDDYIDTVIKRMFSTLTYSEYIEIKGELYKPQPKWKLYATEMFVFLFAIWNIELG from the coding sequence ATGGATTTAAAATTAATAACCGAAATAATCGTTTTTTTACTTATAGCTTTCAGAATTTACATACTTGAGAGTTTTAAAATTAAAAGTGCTGCTGATAAACTGTTTGCACTTTATTATTTAAGAAACCATCATCCAATACTGGCTTACATTATAATATTTTATATAGTTGAAATAATTATAATCCAAATTGGTTTGCTTCATATTGTTGATATTGCACTTATTATACTTGCAACAATTGAAATGTTTATAATATACAGACATATCTTTATAACCTTAAAAACTGACGACAAAGATGATTACATTGATACAGTTATAAAAAGAATGTTTTCGACTCTTACTTATTCTGAATATATAGAAATTAAAGGGGAACTTTACAAACCCCAGCCAAAATGGAAACTGTATGCCACTGAAATGTTTGTATTTTTATTTGCCATATGGAATATAGAACTGGGATAA